The following proteins are encoded in a genomic region of Phycisphaera sp.:
- the dapF gene encoding diaminopimelate epimerase, translated as MRFTKMHGLGNDYVYIDAMTEPNLESLDWQELSARMSDRHTGIGSDGVILICRPRDTTNHALMRTFNADGSEADACGNGTRCVARFVRDRLGVSASILHIESGTRVLECKPLEGGIVRVSMGAPGLALDDCDINPRALVSGDPMCIEIAGHHLRFSAVSMGNPHAVAFASDNPWLGEHLAMEASTLGPLIERHPAFANRVNAHLVRVDTPSHATVHTWERGAGPTRACGTGACAVLVAAVLAGRLEPEATLMLPGGDLLVSWAPSSLGGDGIVRQAGPAEFVFDGHWSVARERIMA; from the coding sequence ATGCGATTCACCAAGATGCACGGGCTCGGCAACGATTATGTCTACATCGACGCCATGACCGAGCCCAACCTCGAGAGCTTGGACTGGCAAGAGCTGAGCGCCCGCATGAGCGATCGGCACACCGGAATCGGCAGTGACGGTGTCATCCTGATCTGCCGGCCACGCGACACGACGAACCACGCCCTCATGCGCACCTTCAACGCCGATGGCAGCGAAGCAGACGCGTGCGGCAACGGAACACGGTGTGTAGCCCGGTTTGTCCGAGATCGCTTGGGGGTATCAGCCTCGATACTCCATATCGAGTCCGGCACCCGTGTGCTGGAGTGCAAGCCACTTGAAGGCGGCATCGTACGGGTTTCCATGGGCGCGCCCGGATTGGCACTCGATGACTGCGACATCAACCCACGTGCGCTGGTGTCTGGCGATCCGATGTGCATCGAGATTGCCGGGCATCACCTCAGATTCAGCGCCGTCTCGATGGGCAACCCACACGCGGTCGCGTTCGCATCGGACAACCCGTGGTTGGGCGAGCACCTGGCCATGGAAGCATCGACGCTCGGGCCCTTGATCGAACGGCATCCCGCGTTCGCGAATCGAGTGAACGCCCACCTTGTCCGTGTCGACACGCCATCGCACGCAACTGTTCATACCTGGGAACGCGGCGCGGGCCCGACACGTGCGTGTGGCACCGGCGCGTGCGCGGTGCTGGTTGCCGCGGTTCTCGCCGGGCGACTCGAGCCTGAAGCAACCCTGATGCTCCCCGGGGGCGATCTGTTGGTATCCTGGGCTCCATCTTCGCTCGGCGGCGACGGCATCGTCCGGCAGGCGGGACCGGCGGAGTTTGTGTTCGATGGGCATTGGAGCGTAGCGCGCGAGAGGATCATGGCTTGA
- a CDS encoding M20/M25/M40 family metallo-hydrolase, which yields MTIELTNEERRTCDLIESRASLLLEDLKRHVETPTGPGGGEGIKATRAIFTERMKKLGANDSIVEGQPRPAWLKGGAADGIPPTAVLERLRPGMQKVLIAGHLDTVHPIDSPFRELTISEDNKTALGPGCVDMKGGLVIAACALECLEEAGAPASWTFMLNADEETGSYHSEAALRDQATLHDFGLALEPALPGGELAVERMGSGQFMIESLGRSSHVGRDFRGGVSAVTALARAIAAIGEMADPTKEGSYIMSIGPLQGGTATNAVPDHAAAWGNARYRDNGIAEEMGKALDALGTKNQACEGTKAAVIIRRSFNRPAKPLTPATESLALSARAVAEVLGQQLPFASTGGVCDGNILQDAGLPTIDTLGVRGGGLHTPTEWIELSSLVERCKLLAVLISRLGRGA from the coding sequence TTGACGATCGAATTGACCAACGAAGAACGCCGCACCTGCGATCTCATCGAGTCTCGCGCGAGCCTCTTGCTCGAAGACCTCAAACGCCACGTGGAGACACCTACCGGTCCGGGCGGTGGAGAGGGAATCAAGGCCACGCGCGCCATCTTCACCGAACGCATGAAGAAGCTGGGGGCGAACGACTCCATCGTTGAGGGCCAGCCCAGGCCGGCCTGGCTCAAGGGTGGAGCGGCGGACGGCATTCCACCCACCGCCGTACTCGAACGCCTGCGTCCTGGCATGCAGAAGGTGCTCATCGCCGGCCACCTCGATACCGTGCATCCCATCGATAGTCCGTTCCGCGAATTGACGATCTCCGAGGATAACAAGACAGCCCTCGGCCCTGGCTGCGTCGACATGAAGGGCGGGCTCGTGATAGCGGCGTGCGCACTCGAATGCCTTGAAGAAGCGGGCGCGCCGGCGAGTTGGACGTTCATGCTCAACGCGGACGAGGAGACCGGAAGCTACCACAGCGAGGCCGCGCTGCGAGATCAGGCAACGCTGCACGACTTCGGCCTTGCGCTCGAACCCGCGTTGCCCGGTGGTGAACTCGCCGTCGAACGCATGGGAAGCGGGCAGTTTATGATCGAGTCTCTGGGCCGATCTTCGCACGTCGGGAGAGACTTCCGCGGTGGCGTGAGCGCGGTGACCGCGCTTGCGCGCGCTATCGCCGCGATCGGGGAGATGGCCGACCCCACCAAAGAGGGCTCATACATCATGAGCATCGGGCCGCTGCAGGGTGGAACCGCCACCAACGCCGTACCCGATCATGCCGCCGCGTGGGGGAATGCTCGGTACAGGGACAATGGCATCGCCGAAGAGATGGGCAAGGCCCTCGATGCCCTGGGGACGAAAAACCAAGCCTGCGAGGGGACAAAGGCCGCGGTGATTATTCGAAGGTCATTCAATCGTCCGGCCAAGCCGCTCACGCCGGCGACCGAGAGTCTCGCGCTCAGCGCACGTGCGGTCGCCGAAGTTCTGGGGCAGCAGCTCCCCTTCGCAAGCACCGGCGGCGTGTGCGACGGCAACATCCTGCAAGACGCGGGGCTGCCCACGATCGACACGCTGGGCGTGCGCGGGGGCGGCTTGCACACGCCAACAGAGTGGATCGAACTCTCGAGCCTCGTCGAGCGATGCAAGCTGCTCGCGGTCTTGATCTCCCGGCTCGGTCGAGGGGCATGA
- a CDS encoding S8 family serine peptidase, whose amino-acid sequence MKHHTAMAWLLLASVGLGSWAGQALATGIDQAPLEPRQPFAKADLPARPAHEHRLTVKFHDRVRARVGADERLVSENGVDLTELQAELAGAAPGDAAVGFRPLIDMPRADLEQMLQEAAGRSGRAQPDLGGMMAVVVDDGAMEAVARVLHASDLVEVVYYEALRPALPGWWQGGPDGCVDIAPITAEFFARQGYHNASVGIGMAAAWDHPGGRGQGVNVADCEYWFDGDHEDICGVIPEPGQTPAQWIIDERWFEHGTAVLGEMIGGDNGYGVTGLVPDAQAYFFPEWTIEAGGGRRVAAISRAVGTMGEGDVILLEMQDFGPGGDYAPAEINPLVWQITRVGTDRGVTIVAAAGNGDQDLDSGPYAEYRSRGDSGAIIVGAGSSSGSRSRLGFSTYGSRVNVQAWGQNVFTAGYGDFIRVGGDELQSYTQFFSGTSSASPIVASAAVSLQGIHRAATGQAMAPDDLRQLLIDSGRPQGGGQHIGPLPDMAAAVDALLGGLCPADIDGDGSLTLFDFLAFQTAFDAGEPVADFDGDGSLTIFDFLAFQTAFDAGCG is encoded by the coding sequence ATGAAACATCACACGGCGATGGCGTGGCTCCTGCTCGCGAGCGTGGGCCTGGGAAGCTGGGCAGGCCAGGCTCTGGCGACTGGAATCGATCAGGCGCCCCTTGAGCCACGCCAGCCGTTCGCCAAGGCCGACCTGCCCGCCCGGCCGGCCCACGAGCATCGGCTGACGGTCAAGTTCCACGACCGCGTGCGGGCCCGCGTGGGGGCCGATGAGCGGCTCGTCAGCGAGAACGGCGTCGATCTGACGGAACTCCAAGCCGAACTTGCTGGCGCTGCCCCCGGCGACGCGGCGGTCGGGTTCCGGCCCTTGATCGACATGCCCCGTGCCGACTTGGAGCAGATGCTGCAAGAGGCCGCCGGCCGGAGCGGCCGCGCCCAGCCAGACTTAGGCGGCATGATGGCCGTCGTGGTCGACGATGGGGCGATGGAGGCTGTCGCCCGTGTGCTCCACGCCAGCGACCTGGTCGAGGTGGTGTACTACGAGGCGTTGAGGCCGGCGTTGCCGGGCTGGTGGCAAGGCGGGCCGGACGGGTGCGTCGACATCGCGCCCATCACCGCCGAGTTCTTCGCACGCCAGGGCTACCACAATGCGAGCGTTGGTATCGGCATGGCCGCCGCGTGGGACCACCCCGGCGGTCGGGGCCAGGGCGTGAACGTGGCCGACTGCGAGTACTGGTTCGACGGCGACCACGAGGACATCTGCGGGGTGATCCCCGAGCCCGGGCAGACGCCCGCCCAGTGGATTATCGATGAACGCTGGTTCGAGCACGGCACGGCGGTGCTGGGCGAGATGATCGGCGGCGACAACGGGTACGGGGTGACCGGGCTCGTGCCCGACGCGCAGGCGTACTTCTTCCCCGAGTGGACCATCGAGGCCGGCGGCGGCCGCCGTGTCGCGGCGATCTCGCGGGCCGTTGGCACGATGGGCGAGGGCGACGTGATCCTGCTCGAGATGCAGGACTTCGGGCCCGGCGGCGACTACGCACCGGCCGAGATCAACCCGCTGGTGTGGCAGATCACCAGGGTGGGAACCGACCGCGGTGTCACGATCGTGGCCGCGGCCGGCAACGGCGACCAAGACCTGGATTCGGGTCCTTACGCCGAGTATCGCTCCCGGGGTGACAGCGGGGCCATCATCGTCGGTGCTGGGAGTTCATCGGGCAGCCGGAGCCGGCTTGGATTCAGTACGTATGGCAGCCGGGTGAACGTCCAGGCCTGGGGCCAGAATGTGTTTACGGCTGGTTACGGCGATTTCATCCGGGTGGGTGGGGACGAACTCCAGTCGTACACCCAATTCTTCAGCGGCACCAGTTCGGCATCGCCCATTGTGGCGTCGGCGGCGGTGAGCTTGCAGGGCATCCACCGGGCGGCCACCGGCCAGGCAATGGCTCCGGACGACCTGCGGCAGCTCCTGATCGACTCTGGGAGGCCCCAGGGCGGCGGTCAGCACATCGGTCCGTTGCCCGACATGGCGGCGGCCGTGGATGCCCTCCTCGGCGGCCTGTGCCCGGCGGACATCGATGGGGATGGCTCCCTGACGCTGTTCGACTTCCTGGCCTTCCAGACCGCATTTGACGCTGGAGAGCCCGTGGCCGACTTCGATGGGGACGGCTCTCTGACCATCTTCGACTTCCTGGCCTTCCAGACGGCATTCGATGCTGGGTGCGGCTGA
- a CDS encoding MATE family efflux transporter has product MPTNRSQTLARIACALDWRNAMGVVEILRGPPGPAQGLDDRGRLRSGRLKGLSMAMAIWVLSWPILVESALNAFVGLTDTVLASQIGAGADDGLGPLGVSAVDAVDAISAASYIMWFIGLTFMALGMGATSLISRSVGKGRMGVAGAAMGQCLLLGVVLATLVGGLVAISTIWIPGFMGLSDAGTTAFRSYMLIIASATPVAGVLFGGIACLRGAGDSVRPLWAMIARNVVNIAVSFALSGVDLPFLANPFAFDMGIVGIAIGTVAGDAIGAAMILFYCLVGRSGVKLRLRRLKPHWHTIRRLVRLGLPNYFETLGMWVGNFAIVFFVAHLAAKDAMQALAETTPGQSAGLLGSHMWAIRIEALSFLPGFAMGIAAATLAGQYLGAGAPRHAIRGVLICAAFATALMGSLGVLLFVFPTQITNALTPVPEHREIVPQLLMICGVVQIPFAMAIVFRQALRGVGDVRVVMALTWITTYGVRLPAAYLASGVRIPLPDFLGGGELPNPMGELFGWEPSLTRLWIGMCGELVVRGVVFAVRFGQGTWTTIRV; this is encoded by the coding sequence ATGCCCACCAATCGCTCCCAAACTCTTGCTCGGATCGCCTGCGCCCTCGACTGGCGTAACGCCATGGGCGTGGTGGAGATCCTGCGCGGGCCTCCGGGGCCCGCGCAGGGCCTGGACGACCGCGGCCGGCTCCGCTCGGGCCGCCTCAAGGGCCTCTCGATGGCCATGGCCATCTGGGTGCTGAGCTGGCCCATCCTGGTCGAGAGCGCCCTGAACGCCTTCGTGGGCCTGACCGACACCGTCCTGGCCAGCCAGATCGGCGCGGGGGCGGACGACGGTTTGGGCCCGCTGGGCGTGTCCGCCGTCGACGCGGTCGACGCCATCAGCGCCGCCAGCTACATCATGTGGTTCATCGGGCTCACCTTCATGGCCCTGGGCATGGGGGCCACCAGCCTCATCAGCCGCTCGGTGGGCAAGGGCCGCATGGGCGTGGCCGGGGCAGCGATGGGCCAGTGCCTGCTGCTGGGGGTTGTGCTGGCAACGCTCGTCGGCGGGCTCGTCGCCATCAGCACCATCTGGATCCCCGGTTTCATGGGCCTGAGCGATGCGGGCACCACCGCCTTCCGCAGCTACATGCTCATCATCGCCAGCGCCACGCCCGTGGCCGGCGTCCTCTTCGGCGGCATCGCGTGCCTGCGCGGCGCGGGAGACTCGGTCCGCCCGCTCTGGGCCATGATCGCGCGCAACGTGGTGAACATCGCCGTCAGCTTCGCCCTCAGCGGCGTCGACCTGCCCTTCCTGGCCAACCCCTTCGCCTTCGACATGGGCATCGTCGGCATCGCCATCGGCACGGTCGCGGGCGACGCCATCGGCGCGGCCATGATCCTCTTCTACTGCCTGGTCGGCCGGTCGGGCGTCAAGCTCCGCCTGCGCCGCCTCAAGCCCCACTGGCACACCATCCGCCGCCTGGTCCGCCTGGGCCTGCCCAACTACTTCGAGACCCTGGGCATGTGGGTGGGTAACTTCGCCATCGTCTTCTTCGTCGCCCACCTGGCCGCGAAGGACGCGATGCAGGCCCTGGCCGAGACAACACCCGGCCAGTCGGCGGGCCTGCTCGGCTCGCACATGTGGGCCATCCGCATCGAGGCCCTCAGCTTCCTGCCGGGCTTCGCGATGGGCATCGCCGCCGCCACGCTGGCGGGGCAGTACCTTGGTGCCGGCGCCCCACGCCACGCCATCCGCGGCGTGCTCATCTGCGCCGCCTTCGCCACGGCCCTCATGGGCTCGCTCGGTGTCCTCCTGTTCGTCTTCCCCACGCAGATCACCAACGCCCTGACCCCCGTGCCCGAGCACCGCGAGATCGTGCCGCAGCTGCTCATGATCTGCGGCGTCGTGCAGATCCCCTTCGCGATGGCCATCGTCTTCCGCCAGGCGTTGCGCGGCGTGGGCGACGTGCGGGTGGTCATGGCCCTCACCTGGATCACGACCTACGGCGTCCGCCTGCCCGCCGCATACCTCGCCAGCGGCGTGCGCATCCCCTTGCCCGACTTCCTCGGCGGCGGCGAGCTGCCCAACCCCATGGGCGAGCTCTTCGGCTGGGAGCCCAGCCTCACCCGCCTGTGGATCGGCATGTGCGGCGAGCTGGTCGTCCGCGGCGTGGTCTTCGCCGTGCGGTTCGGGCAGGGGACGTGGACGACGATCCGGGTGTGA
- a CDS encoding integrin alpha produces MPTTPRPVAPIAACGLAIAGTTPHALAQGDPLLEPFPAVLTHLDLDGQIGFRVEGVSTGDLSGSSVAAAGDLNGDGIDDFVIGALRASRFPAGDDGNAYVIFGRQASAGNPFPAGVRLADLDGSDGFRILGADSEGELGSSVAAAGDLNGDGISDLIVGAPKYGRPSTHTGAAYVIFGRDSLSGATFPESIDLAGLGVDVGFRLQGADGFNFAGASVAGAGDINGDGFDDVIVGAPRAYLSPGGVDYTGISYVVLGRDTSVSGSFPAVVMLDELDGADGFGIVGVEQSERSGHSVSSAGDFNGDGIGDVIIGAIFAGHSTRYGFNFGASYVVFGRDTAAAGAFPAILNLADLDGANGVRFEGVDHADLSGTSVADAGDVNGDGVDDVIIGATGVQRDGRSFGSSFVVFGRDTAVTGPFAAIEQLSDLDGLTGFRLDAGGDDRYSGTSVSGAGDINGDGVDDVLVGAIPPGSPGSCSIIFGRKTSDAGPFPEAISLTNLDGTNGFRFSRTDGSDYVGASVAAAGDVNGDGQEDIIVGGPQVSTVGSVLSGTSYIVYGRDVAACPADLDGDGELTIFDFLAFQNLFDAMDPAADFDGDGDFTIFDFLAFQNAFDAGCP; encoded by the coding sequence ATGCCCACAACACCTCGCCCCGTTGCGCCGATCGCCGCTTGCGGTTTGGCCATCGCCGGAACCACGCCCCACGCCCTGGCCCAGGGCGACCCGCTTCTAGAACCATTCCCGGCGGTACTGACACACCTTGACCTGGACGGCCAGATCGGCTTTCGGGTCGAAGGGGTGAGCACCGGCGATCTGAGTGGATCTTCCGTTGCCGCCGCCGGAGACCTGAACGGCGACGGAATCGACGACTTCGTCATCGGTGCTCTGCGCGCCAGCCGGTTCCCGGCTGGCGATGATGGCAATGCCTATGTCATCTTTGGCAGGCAAGCCTCGGCGGGGAATCCGTTTCCGGCCGGCGTGCGGCTTGCCGACCTCGATGGCAGCGACGGATTCCGCATCCTTGGCGCGGACAGCGAGGGCGAACTCGGCAGCTCGGTCGCGGCGGCCGGCGACCTCAATGGCGATGGTATCTCCGATCTCATCGTTGGAGCCCCCAAGTATGGTCGACCCAGCACCCACACCGGCGCGGCCTACGTCATCTTCGGGCGGGACTCGCTGTCCGGCGCCACGTTCCCAGAGTCCATCGACCTGGCTGGGCTGGGCGTCGACGTCGGCTTCCGCCTGCAGGGCGCCGATGGCTTTAACTTTGCTGGTGCTTCGGTCGCCGGCGCCGGAGATATCAACGGCGATGGGTTCGACGACGTGATCGTTGGGGCTCCGCGTGCCTACCTCTCACCCGGCGGCGTCGATTACACCGGCATTTCTTACGTCGTCCTTGGCCGCGATACGTCTGTCTCCGGCTCGTTCCCGGCCGTGGTGATGCTCGACGAGTTGGATGGCGCCGATGGCTTCGGCATCGTCGGGGTCGAGCAGTCCGAGCGGAGTGGCCACTCCGTTTCGTCGGCGGGCGACTTCAACGGTGATGGAATCGGCGACGTCATCATCGGAGCCATCTTCGCCGGTCACTCGACGCGGTACGGGTTCAACTTCGGAGCGAGCTACGTCGTGTTCGGGCGGGACACCGCGGCTGCGGGCGCTTTTCCGGCCATCCTCAACTTGGCCGACCTCGATGGAGCCAATGGCGTGCGTTTCGAGGGCGTGGATCACGCCGATCTGAGCGGGACCTCCGTTGCGGATGCCGGTGACGTCAACGGCGACGGCGTCGACGACGTCATCATCGGGGCCACGGGCGTCCAGCGCGATGGACGGTCGTTCGGTTCCAGCTTCGTTGTTTTTGGCAGGGATACCGCGGTTACGGGTCCGTTCGCGGCCATCGAGCAGCTCAGCGACTTGGATGGACTGACGGGGTTCCGTCTCGATGCTGGCGGGGACGATCGCTACTCCGGAACCTCGGTGTCCGGTGCCGGCGACATCAACGGCGATGGCGTGGATGATGTTCTGGTCGGAGCGATTCCTCCTGGCTCGCCCGGATCGTGCTCGATCATTTTCGGGCGCAAGACGAGCGACGCCGGTCCGTTCCCCGAGGCGATCTCCTTGACGAACCTGGACGGGACCAATGGGTTTCGGTTCTCCAGGACTGATGGTTCAGACTATGTTGGAGCCTCGGTTGCGGCGGCCGGCGACGTCAATGGCGACGGCCAGGAAGACATCATTGTGGGAGGGCCGCAGGTTTCAACGGTCGGAAGCGTGTTGTCAGGTACCAGCTACATCGTCTACGGACGCGATGTCGCAGCCTGCCCCGCCGACCTCGACGGCGACGGCGAGTTGACCATCTTCGACTTCCTGGCCTTCCAGAACCTCTTCGACGCGATGGACCCCGCCGCCGACTTCGATGGCGACGGCGACTTCACCATCTTCGACTTCCTGGCCTTCCAGAACGCCTTCGACGCGGGGTGCCCGTAG
- a CDS encoding 6-pyruvoyl tetrahydropterin synthase family protein, whose protein sequence is MFEITAQTRFNAQHAILIKGEREPLHGHDWLVRATIAGPTLDGEGLLCDFHAVEAALRLIVDPWNHDNLNHSEAFRGRKIEPTAENVAMVIATELASALGETLPTDARVARVSVTEAPDCVATYIPPTAADPKAGARTP, encoded by the coding sequence ATGTTCGAGATCACCGCCCAGACCCGCTTCAACGCCCAGCACGCCATCCTCATCAAGGGTGAGCGGGAGCCCCTGCACGGCCACGATTGGCTCGTCAGGGCGACCATCGCCGGGCCCACGCTGGATGGGGAGGGCCTGCTGTGCGACTTCCACGCCGTCGAGGCGGCGTTGAGGCTCATCGTCGACCCCTGGAACCACGACAACCTCAACCACAGCGAGGCGTTCCGGGGCCGGAAGATCGAGCCCACCGCCGAGAACGTCGCGATGGTCATCGCCACCGAGCTCGCTTCGGCCCTCGGCGAGACCCTGCCAACGGACGCGCGGGTGGCCCGGGTGAGCGTGACCGAGGCGCCCGATTGCGTGGCGACGTACATTCCCCCGACCGCAGCGGATCCCAAGGCCGGGGCAAGGACGCCATGA
- the ppk1 gene encoding polyphosphate kinase 1, translated as MNDRPTQTAPPEAGESIAGPNRFINRDLSWLAFNQRVLELAEDESTPLLERVKFLGIFASNLDEFFMKRVGLIRRQVDAGIEAPSPDGLSPRQQLAAVREMVEGLQDRQAICWEDALRPALEANGVALVDYDKLEDAERARLDAWFEDEVFPILTPLSIDPGHRFPFISNLSESLGILLSSDGGPAESESPSNGRYCRLKIPDGVTRLVRCDDPQGIGESATAMALAGNLRVTPLEQVMRANLGMLFPGVSILATNAFRITRSASVEVEDEAGDLLESVQEELRRRRFARPVRMEMAEEPHEELTSFFATSLGLQQGDIYVRRGPLEYGDLMELASLDLPHLKDKRWKPLTPPRLLGVDVRSGRGDIFAAIRERDILAHHPYESFDDSVRAFVSAASRDPDVLAIKQTIYRTSRDSPFVRSLVRAAEHGKQVACMVELRARFDENRNVSYARRLEHAGVHVAYGIVGLKTHAKCSLVVRREKDGLRAYAHVGTGNYHPHTAQLYTDLSLLTCDPRITGEVLELFNAMTGYSLKADYEHLLIAPTTMRPRFEELIDAEIENAKAGKPARIFAKLNSMEDRKITTKLYEASQAGVQVDLCVRGFCCLRPGVPGLSENIRVVSVVGRFLEHSRVFYFAGGYDDPLKGHWYFGSADWMYRNLNNRLEAISPIYDTTARKRLHEAMRANLDDKAYAWDLQPDGTYQRRERTGQGTFATLMRTTQKAHAAALAEMNEQDA; from the coding sequence ATGAACGATCGACCGACACAGACCGCCCCGCCGGAAGCGGGCGAATCCATCGCTGGGCCCAATCGTTTCATCAACCGCGACCTCTCGTGGCTGGCCTTCAACCAGCGCGTGCTGGAACTGGCCGAGGACGAATCGACGCCGCTCCTGGAGCGTGTGAAGTTCCTGGGCATCTTCGCGAGCAATCTTGACGAGTTCTTCATGAAGCGCGTCGGGCTCATCCGCCGCCAGGTCGACGCGGGCATCGAGGCCCCCTCGCCAGACGGCCTGAGCCCCCGCCAGCAGCTCGCCGCCGTGCGCGAGATGGTCGAGGGCTTGCAAGATCGCCAGGCGATCTGCTGGGAGGACGCGCTCCGCCCCGCCCTCGAAGCCAACGGCGTCGCGCTCGTCGACTACGACAAGCTCGAAGACGCCGAGCGTGCCCGGCTCGACGCGTGGTTCGAGGACGAGGTGTTCCCCATCCTCACGCCGCTGTCGATCGACCCGGGCCACCGCTTCCCCTTCATCAGCAACCTGTCGGAGAGCCTGGGCATCCTGCTGTCGAGCGACGGCGGGCCAGCCGAGTCGGAAAGCCCCTCGAACGGCCGCTACTGCCGCCTCAAGATCCCCGACGGCGTCACCCGCCTGGTCCGCTGCGACGACCCGCAGGGGATCGGCGAGTCGGCTACCGCGATGGCGCTCGCGGGCAACCTCCGCGTCACGCCCCTCGAACAGGTCATGCGCGCCAACCTGGGCATGCTCTTCCCCGGCGTGTCCATCCTGGCCACCAACGCCTTCCGCATCACGCGATCGGCCAGCGTCGAGGTCGAGGACGAGGCCGGCGACCTGCTCGAGAGCGTGCAGGAAGAGCTGCGCCGCCGCCGCTTCGCCCGGCCCGTGCGCATGGAGATGGCCGAAGAACCCCACGAGGAACTCACGTCGTTCTTCGCCACCAGCCTGGGCCTGCAACAGGGCGACATCTACGTCCGCCGGGGCCCGCTGGAGTATGGCGACCTGATGGAATTGGCCTCCCTCGACCTGCCCCACCTCAAGGACAAGCGATGGAAGCCGCTCACGCCCCCGCGCCTGCTGGGCGTCGACGTGCGCAGCGGCCGGGGCGACATCTTCGCGGCCATCCGCGAACGAGACATCCTGGCCCACCACCCCTACGAGAGCTTCGACGACTCGGTGCGTGCATTCGTGAGCGCCGCCTCGCGCGATCCCGACGTGCTGGCCATCAAGCAGACCATCTACCGCACCAGCCGCGACTCGCCCTTCGTCCGCTCGCTCGTCCGCGCCGCCGAGCACGGCAAGCAGGTCGCCTGCATGGTCGAGTTGCGTGCCCGCTTCGACGAGAATCGCAACGTGAGCTACGCCCGCCGACTCGAACACGCGGGCGTCCATGTCGCCTACGGCATCGTCGGGCTCAAGACCCACGCCAAGTGCTCGCTGGTCGTGCGGCGCGAGAAGGACGGCCTCCGCGCGTACGCCCACGTGGGCACGGGCAACTACCACCCCCACACCGCCCAGCTCTACACCGATCTCTCGCTGCTCACCTGCGATCCGCGGATCACCGGAGAGGTCCTCGAACTCTTCAACGCCATGACCGGCTACTCGCTCAAGGCAGACTACGAGCACCTTCTGATCGCCCCCACCACCATGCGGCCGCGCTTCGAGGAACTCATCGACGCAGAGATCGAGAACGCCAAAGCCGGCAAGCCCGCGCGCATCTTCGCGAAGCTCAACTCGATGGAAGATCGCAAGATCACCACGAAGCTCTACGAGGCATCGCAGGCGGGCGTCCAGGTCGACCTGTGCGTGCGCGGCTTCTGCTGCCTGCGGCCGGGCGTGCCGGGCTTGAGCGAGAACATCCGCGTGGTCTCGGTTGTGGGCCGCTTCCTCGAGCACTCCCGCGTCTTCTACTTTGCTGGCGGCTACGACGACCCGCTCAAGGGCCACTGGTACTTCGGCAGCGCCGACTGGATGTACCGCAACCTCAACAACCGCCTCGAAGCGATCAGCCCGATCTACGACACCACGGCACGCAAACGCCTGCACGAGGCCATGCGAGCCAATCTCGATGACAAGGCGTACGCGTGGGACCTCCAGCCCGACGGCACCTACCAGCGCCGCGAACGTACCGGCCAGGGCACGTTTGCCACGCTCATGCGCACCACGCAGAAGGCCCACGCCGCCGCGCTGGCAGAGATGAACGAGCAGGACGCCTGA